In the Brettanomyces nanus chromosome 1, complete sequence genome, GTTGTGGAATATCTCCAGTAACCTAAGCGCATTTTCTTCGGAAAAAGTTCTAATCAACAACATGACGGACTTGTTGGTATAGTCCACAGTCTTGATCTGAATAGCGAAGGGTCCAGATCTTTTCACCACCGTATTCTCAGTAAACTTGCATAGAAATCCCACACAGTCCTTATTTGGTCCCTTTAATAAATAACCAACCAGGTATTTCTCCTGGCTTCGGGTATGGATCCACTTCATTTTGACTAGTTCAGCTCTAGTCCATCGGCTGTTCTTCCAAAGCAAGAATTTGACATCTTGAAGATATGTTTGGCTAGATGAGCTGATGATGGATTGAATTTGTTTGCCAGAAAGTGCTGGCATGGCAGTGGCAGAAGATATGAGCGATGATTTTGAATTTGACTCTCCCCTTGAGACGgcctttctttttaaaTCATGCTTTCTACCGACAATACCTCCAAGCATATTGAAAAAcgaaagcttcttctttctagATGTAGTCTCGAGGATGGCATTTTCATAGGTCTTGGCAAACTTCTGAGGATCAAATGTATTGAGAGAGCGCCTCTCAGAGGAACTAGAAGCAGAACTTTCGGCGGGTTGTTTATACTTCTTAGTTTGGTGGGATGATTCAGCCTCTGAAGCTTGTGGAGATGATACGAGCTGCTCAGCCGCAGATTCATCAATTATTTCTTGCTTCTCCGGAGACTTGGCTCCAACAGTATCAATTGGTGCACAAATATCCTTTTCTGTGCTCACCTTAACCCTGACATCCTCTCTAGAAAGATAATGTTGTCCCTCCTCCATTGGCTGAGTCATATCTATGCTATAGGACACGGAAGAAACTTCGGAAGAGGATGAGTCTTCCTCAATCACGCTTCTCAGCAAATTACGGGTCAAGTCGTCATTGCTAATACTACTAAGAATAGTACTTTGATGCTTGGAGTCGACTTGTTGATAGCGCTTATCGTTCAGAGTCTTGGAATCTTTCTGTGGGTCAGTTGATTCCTGAAGCTCAATTGGATCGTCAAGCATTggttcatcttcctccttctttgccAACGTCTCCGGATCTAGTTTAAACGAATCAACACTTTGGGAAGCGACTGAAGAAGCAACGGATCTCGATATATTCACCCGgcatttcttcaaatgtGTGGCAAATGACCAGGAGTCTGTAACAGGATTGACAATCAAAGTAGGCTTGGCTGGCTGTTGAGTGATATTTTCCTTTCCAGAAGGTTTCAAACACTTCATTGATTTTGCAACTGGCCTGTAAGATTTTTGAACTCCCTTCGTCTCTGACTTCTTCACAGCATTCATAATTCCGAAAGAATCAGGTTCAGAGAGCACCATACTTGTTCGGTCAGACTTTTTCTTGGGGAACATTTCCTTCAATCTGGTAGTAACTTCGTGAATACGCTGAGGGTCCTTCTCAGTAATGCTGACATACAACtcgatcttcttcaaaagacaATGTTTTAGTAGAAGCACCGAGGGctcaacctcttcatcaaactcaagTTCGCCATGCCTGAATGGAGGAAATAGAAGGCTTCTGCATTGGTCTTCTATTTTAACCAAAGCAAGATTAGTGGAAGTAGATGATTTGAGAAACATCAACTCAGCTTTCTGAAAGTTCACAGCAGTATTAAGCTTATCATTTTTGTAGAACAGCTCAGAGGTAAATATAGCCTCCAGAGAACCTGCCTCAAAATGAGAAcaaacagaagaaagagtagTGAAAGATTTAACGGAGCTGAAGTTGACATTAGATAACACCCTCACTCTTTCAGATTGATCCTTATTGTAGGATTTGTCCAAAGTTCTTTGGAAACGTTGAGAACTGAGCTCTAGATTAGAGATGAGATCCTGAAGTCTGATCTGAGGCTGAGCATCCAGACAGTAGATGTTCCGTTTCAGAGAATCAAGTAATTGAGAAATTTTACGGATTTCAAGTAACGGAGTACGCCTGAGAGTGATCTCAGTCTTTGCAGTGTCCAAGTCTAAACGATAACTAGCAACATAGTCGGCATACAAGGAATGAACACTCAATGACCATTCGCTAATTCTTAGAAGGATGAGACCGACGTCGGAAGAGCTTGAACTTAAAATCCCATTGACAAGGTTCGTGTGGTGCTTTAATAGTTTGGATACCAATTTGATGAGGTCTGAATTCTGTTGCTGACGCATCTTTATGAGATCCGGATTACCATCCTGGTTTGAACAATCAAAATAGTTATCAAAGCAGGGATCAAAAGAGTCGAATACCACGAGAAGCACCTTAAGTTCTTCGAGATACCGAGCTTCCGTGTTCTTGAACTCCTCGAGATGCGCTTTCAACGTGTCAGTTGAAGGAGGACACTTTGAAGACGAGGCCATTGACAAGGTACCAAAGCTTTGGGAATTGGCCAACTGACCTTCGTAAATCTCCGAAGGATGAACCAGTGAATGAACGCGAGACTGGGACCTGGATTCTTCGCCGCCAGCGACCTCTTGGATGGAGAACAACGGCGTGGTTGAATAGGATGGCATTGGTGATATAACGAAAACGGgttaaagaaaagaagagtgaaggaaaaaagaacaagataAATTGCTGACACGCTTTGCACTTCCAATGCGCCTTGCAccttgaagatcttcctTCTAAATTCGGTACACAATTATAGAAATGATTGTTCCTCCAGTCGGGGAGTCAAGTATTTCCCTATTTAGATTAATTACCTGTTGAAAATGGAACCCATTTCCCCAAAGAATCAATGCACGACGAGCATTCCTCATTATCCGCAGACGACCTAGCCGCTGGCCTACTGTTTTTGTCAATTTAACAGTTTTGATGATGTGCACTAGTTGCTTAGATGAACCTTTACTAATGCCGTGCCataaaaaaataaagcTGAAAGAAAAGCGCGTTTCTCTTGAGGAACACGCGCGTTGAAAGGGGAGAAAGGTACTAGGAGCCTAGATATTACGGGCTCTAAGTATCCACCAGGTATTACAAATACAACAATCGCAATCCGCTTGATCTATATCTTTTTGATGACCTGAATATTAAGTTTGTCCTTCAATATAGACCTTCTTTCTCGAGACAGGCGCCGAAGCTCCCAACGCGAAAATTTTAACGCGAAAATTATTTGACGCGCTATTCCAAGATTATTTTTTGGATATGCACATAATTAAGACGCGTTTGGcactttctcctttcttttggTACCCCTGTAATGGGAAGCGCGCACCAATAGCGAAATTCACTGATCTAGAATACCTTCATATCACTCATTATTTAAGGCCAACAATGCATCTACACATTCTCCTATATTACTGCCATCCGAATTCAGGGTATCGGCCAACACGTCTTGGATGATTCCTTTATCCATATCAGGGAACATATTCTGTAAGCTATCAAAGGTTTCTTGGTGCTTTTTCCTGTTTTCCACCTCAAGCTTGTGTTCTTTAATAGACAGTTGCTTAATTTGTTCAAGCTGTTTTTCTGTAGCTGCCAAAGAACCGAACTCGCCTCGATGAGATTGTCGACTAGAATGCTCATCAGTAAGCGAATCCGATTCTATAGTAGTATCTGACTGGAAGAAGCTGTTaagagaacttgaaagcCGTTGTTTCATCAACTCTGCAGACTTCGTTAGTACCTCTGAAGGAGACTCAACTGAGGTCTGACTTATGAAATCGGTAAGTCTTCTCGGTAATGGAGATGAAGTTCCAGTTCCAGTGTGCTGCTgtttcctcttctctttttccttctctaacCTTCCTTTGGAGGAAGCCATATTCTTTTGATactcgtcatcatcaattgtAAGTTGATCCTTGCTTATGTCAACGATAAAGTTGCAAGCAATCTGTAATGTACTGACATAATACGAACTTTCACCGATCAAGAAATCGGGATTCCTATATCGTTCAATGTAAGCCAAGTTCGAGTATAGGAAGGTTGTCTTCGCTAAAAAGATAACATAGATCAAAAGAGGGACAAAGGAGTCGGCATTCTCCTCAATGTTGTGCAGTTTCTGCTGCTGACGAATCAAGCCAAATATAATCTTGCAACAGTTAAGAATACAGATCACTTTATCTCTAGGGGACTTGTAATTGTTGATCTTATTCAACTCTTTGGCAGCCAACTGTATAAAACTGGAATGAAGGTTTAATTCCATAGGAACATCTAAATGGCGCAGCTCTATCCAGTCATAAAGTCTTACGTTCCGTGCATAAGATCTATCAGATATTCTGTCATTCTGATGCTGCTCACTTAGTTTATTAGGCGGCACCGCTGGTGAAAATACCTGCGAATAGAGCCTTGTCataatcaacttttcaagaCCCTCCTTACAATTCCTAATCTCGTCTTCTGTCTGCATGGTGTTGAAGGGGAAATATTCAagcatcttcttgagaaggaaatcttcaaagtccTTAACCAACTTGACCTGCTCATCAATATTCCAATTACGTTGACCGAACTGAACCAGGAACGATTTCAAATATCGATGAATTGGTTGACATTCCTTTGCCTTAAACTCGCTGAGGAATTTCTGAAAGTCAAAGCTTGACTGTGGTTTCAGATCTGCCGGCGGATTCGGGATTCTGAGAGAAATGGTCGATGTTCGACTGGCCGATACTTCTATGGCAGCACCTTCAGAGTCAACAAACTGCTCCTCTGTCAATATCTTAGTCTCGTTagatgcttcttttggcGAATCGTCACATTCTAACTCATCTTCCAGCTCTTGTGGAGCATCCTCATTTACTGAAATGGCATCTTCTGCCTCACCAACGTCCTCATCCAGTGACATCATATcagtagtagtagtagtagtagtagcTTCTACTGCATCCGCTTGCTGCAGTGCAGccttttcattttctacGTGACTCCCCCCGGGTGAATtcatatcttcatcattacTTGCATCATCAAACGATACCTCCTCGTTTAAAATGGTTCCTTCTCCGTCGTAAATTTCAGTACTAATAAACTCTTTAGTACCTCTAACGACTGTGACAGGTTTAGACTTCCCCAGCAATCCCGTCAAATgtgcttctcttttgatATAGTTTTTATCTTGAAGATCGCTGAGAACAGCCACACTCTTATGATTTCCTCTTATAGGTGACAGAGTAGGAGATGCCACTGAcatagaagaattggataCTCCAACAACAGGCTGAGATGTTTGAAGTGACGGAAGTATAAATCCGGAGCTCGACCCGAAGGGTGAATTACTCTTATGGTTGGCGGGCAATGATTGAGAGTTTGAAGCCATGATAACTGAAAAAAATGTCCTAATAATCCCGCTAACCGACCTTTCAATGAACCACTGGGTACAAGCTTTTTTGCTTTTCACAAGGTGTTCTGTTTTGGAGCACTTCTTATCAGTATCAGCCACCCTCTCTAAACACAGAGCCGAACGATCGACGCGACGATTAAGTGCACTGAAGGTTATTCTTGACGGTCTTTGGGGAATGAAATCCTTGTTTCATTCTTTGTTCAGTGGGTTGTTTACATTGAGAGTACAAATTGTATATTCACTTAGATTCATGTAATTGAATAGCTGGCACCGGATTTCAGCATAGAGAGCGATGGGAAGCACTTATCAAACAACCAGCTGCAGATCTTCCCGCTAAACGACAAAATTTCAATCAAGCAGCTCCACATCTAAGGATTTATGGTATTAGGCTTGGTGAACTTTCTATTCTGGCATCAATAGTTGAATTCATTAGCATTTCAAATCTCCATTCCAAATCTCTATTCCATATTGTATGGCCTCTCTAACTGTctcattctttttctttctctttcttttttttttattttttttgggCCAAGCCTATACAGTTTTTAGTTTGAAAGATGGCAGGAATTTTAAGATGACAACagaaaaatggaaaatgatgactttgatgaCGAACGCGGTTGCGTCAACTTCTATCACCGATAACAAGTCTGCAGGACAAGAAGGGAAAAAATTGGCAGGAAAGAAATCGTCGCTATTAGAAGGCGCCTGTCTGAATATTCAACTGCCGAGACCCTTAAAAACTTGTAGACTAAATAGGACTTGATCGATGCTCTGTGACTTTTTGACTTTATTAGCGAAGTCCCGTGCGCCGTCTCAGCAGGCAACTGCCTCACCTTTGGTTGGTCATTTTGCTCTCTCTCGCCTTTTTCGCCCCTAAGTGCTCGCAGTCTCGGTGATCCCCGTAGTCCCTGTGGTCCCGTGGTCCCCGTGGTCCCTGCGGTACCCCTGGTTTCTCCGGTTTCTTCAGTTTCTCCGGGTCCTCCGGTGCCTCGGTGCCTCGGGCCCTCGGGCTCTCTGCCTCATTTCCATTTCAACACCCACGTGCGCATCTTAATATTTATTTTCAGGGCCGTGCCGCTATATTAGGGAATTTTATTCCTCACAGCCTTGAAGTATCTGCATCTTTAATTCATTACCCACGTGCTCGCTTACTCTTCTCAatacttcttttccaatttgCATCCCGATAATACAATAACGCCCCCATAAAAAACACTTAATACATAGCCGGTCCTTGTAATCTTTGGTTCTATTGTTCTCACCCTCTACGATTTACCCAATGCTATCTTCCAGGCTTAGCAGAAACAGCAGGACCTCAGAAAAGCCTAAcaagaaaacaaaaattcGGCCATGTGCTCATTAGCATTGCTTTTTTTCGACTAACCGAAATTgaatatttttttctctgctttcGCTGCATTTTGTATTTTGTCTCACctaaaaatatataaaCTGAGACTATTCTTGTCTGGTATTTTATTCCTCCTTATTTTCGTATCGCTATAGAAGTTTCTTTAATTGCACATTCttgattgatcaactttCCAGAAATTATGCCTGCTGTTAGAACTTCTGGTGGTAATGCCGCTTTCCACAATTTCGTCAACGATTTCGCTGATATTGAAGACCCTctagagagaagaaggttggctttggagaagatagATAATGCCAAGTTCGGGTGGTATCATATTAGAGCCATCTGTGTTGCTGGTGTTGGTTTCATGACGGATTCCTATGATCTTTTCTCGATTAATTTATCTGTTCCTATGCTGGCCCATGTCTTTTGGAACGGTACCATTCCTACCTCTACAGAAACGTTATTAAAGGTTTCCACTTCTGTTGGAACAGTTTTTGGTCAGCTCGGTTTCGGTTGGTTAGCTGATGTTCTCGGTCGTAAGAAGATTTATGGTACCGAATTGATTATTATGATTTGTGCCACCATTTTACAGGTTACTGCAGGTGAATCTCCATCTGTTTCTTTCCCTGCTATCTTGACCTTCTATAGAATTATCATGGGTATTGGTATTGGTGGTGATTATCCATTGTCTTCTATCATCACTTCTGAATTTGCTACTACAAAATGGAGAGGTGCTATAATGGGTGCTGTGTTCGCCAACCAAGGTTGGGGTCAGCTTTTCTCAGGTATTGTCGCCATTATCTGTGTTGCTGCCTATAAGAATGATTTGATTGGTGCCACCAGCTCTGCTATGTGCGATGCTACGTGTAAGAAGGCCTGTGATGAGATGTGGAGAATCCTTATCGGCTTTGGTGCTCTTCCTGGTTGCATCGCTCTTTACTTTAGATTGACCATTCCTGAATCTCCTAGATACACTTTTGATGTTGCCAATGAAGCCGAGAAGGCTACTGCCGATGCTGCTAAGTTTGCTTCTGGTAAGCATGGTAATGCTGCTGAAGGTGATATCGAGGCTTTGAAGGTTACTGTTTCCGAGAATGCACCAAAATACACTCCGccaactgcttctttcaagGACTTTTGGGGACATTTCGGACAGTGGAGATACGGTAAGATTTTGATCGGTACAGCTGGATGTTGGTTCATGTTAGATATCTCTTACTATGGTCTTGGCTTAAATACTGCCTCCATTTTGAAGACTATTGGTTTTGCTTCCTCCTCTAACGTCTACCACTCACTCTTCAATCAATCTGCTGGTaacttgattttgatttgCGCTGGTTCCATTCCGGGTTACTGGTGCTCGGTCGCCACTTTAGATGTCATTGGTAGAAAGCCAATTCAGATAGGTGGTTTCTTGATAATGACTATTTTGTTTTGTATCATCGGTTTCGCTTACAACAAGCTTAGCGACCACGGACTTTTAGCTCTTTACGTTCTTTGTCAGTTCTTCCAGAACTTTGGTCCTAACACTACCACTTTCATTGTTCCTGGTGAATGTTATCCAACCAGATATAGATCTACCGCTCACGGTATATCTGCCGCTTCTGGTAAGATTGGTGCTATCATTGCACAGACTTGCATTGGTACCTTACAGAACCATAACTGTAAGAAGGAAGGTAAACCAACCAACTGTTGGTTGCCTCACGTTATGGAGATTTTCGGCTTATTTATGTTGGTTGGTTTCTTCCTTTCGTTTTTGATTCCAGAGACCAAGAGAAAGACTTTGGAACAGCTATCAGAGGAGTTGCACGGTGAAATTGACATCACTAAGCAAGAAATTAGAGCTGGCTCTTCTGACGATACTGGTCTTGAGAAGGTCCAGTAAGTGTACTTCTTCTAACGCTTATCTCTTGTTATATACAATATTATCATTTCGCATAACATACGTTGTAACTTTAAATATATGTATTCTTTAGAATAAAAAACTCATCTCTATTGTTCGCTCATGTACttatctttatttctttccCTTGACATTCAATGAGTTTTTACCACCAACATTATGGACAGGATGCTCGAGGATCTGGGGACGTTCGAGAATCTGGGGATGTTCGAGGATCGAGGGACTTCCGAGGATCAAGGGACTTCCGAGGCTCAAGGGACTTCCGAGGCTCAAGGGACTCTCGGAGATCTGGAGAATCCCGAGGATCAAGGGACTCTTGGAGATCTGGGGAATCCCCAGGATCTAAAGGCTACCGGGACTCAAATGGCTCAAGAGATTCTGGAGATTCTGCCGGATCCATGCGTCCCAAAGATGCTAGCGTGCCTATCTGTCCATTTTTTATAAGGACAGGTGCATGCCGTTACGGGGATTCATGTAACAAGAAACACCCTCGACCTTTGCGATCCCGGACCATACTATTTCCACATCTTTACAAAGAAGTGAAATCTTCTGATGAGAGTAATTTCACTagatttttcaaagatatgTTCACAGAGCTTTCGATAAAATACGGAGAGATTGCTGATATGATAGTTGCTGGTAACAGCGACTCGATACATTTGAAGGGTAATGTCTACGTTAAATATAGCGATGAGAGATCGGCTGTCAAATGCTTCAAAGAATGCAGTAACAGGTGGTACGATGAGCGGCCCATATTTTGCGAGCTTTGCCCTGTATCTGACTTAGAAGACTGCATCTGTgcatcttttgaagaaggtaaaTGTGACAGAGAAACCGGCTGCAACTACGTGCATATGATAACTCCAGACCCCGCCGTAGAAAGTATGTTATATGCGAGCCAGAGGAAGGAATACCAACTGGAGAAAGCTACTTAACTGTTCATATACGTTCATAGATATCAATGTATATTACTAGTCGATAGACGACGACCTATGTCATCTCTCTCTCATTTGTGTATTTATGTccagaaaaaaaaaggcCAGCGAAGATGGCAGGAATTATTTATGccatcttcctcttcactGTTCGTTGGTCCTTCAGGTCTTAAGAACTCAACTAGATGCAATTCGCGTCGTATGATGTATCGAAGCTTGCAGATCTGTCTGCAGATCAACTCCTTACAGAATATCCTGTCCAAGACTTGGAATATATTAAGGATGCCCTTACCAAGGACATGCAGAGTAGACGGGCTGAGTTGAGAGATCTTGTTGGAAGTAAATACAGGGACCTACTTAAGGCAGCCGATGACATTGTGCTAATGGATCAATTGgtgaataaagaaaataaaatgCTCGTAGGCCTTACATTTAGAAAGGCAGAGTATAACAGCAAAGCTTTACATAACCTTGATGAGTTCCACAGGAGGATTGGAATGAGGGCCAAGAGACAGGCACAAGCACGCAGCAAGATAATAGTGTTTAGAAACCTGGTTCACGATTCCATTTACAGCTATTATAATATTGAGAGCTCTCTCAATAGCCACGAGGAAGAGGgcatttcatcttcatcatctaAAGACAAAGCATCCATGCAATTTGTTTTATTGGCAGAGCAGCTTTATCTCATATTCGATGT is a window encoding:
- a CDS encoding uncharacterized protein (BUSCO:EOG09343L89); this translates as MSVASPTLSPIRGNHKSVAVLSDLQDKNYIKREAHLTGLLGKSKPVTVVRGTKEFISTEIYDGEGTILNEEVSFDDASNDEDMNSPGGSHVENEKAALQQADAVEATTTTTTTDMMSLDEDVGEAEDAISVNEDAPQELEDELECDDSPKEASNETKILTEEQFVDSEGAAIEVSASRTSTISLRIPNPPADLKPQSSFDFQKFLSEFKAKECQPIHRYLKSFLVQFGQRNWNIDEQVKLVKDFEDFLLKKMLEYFPFNTMQTEDEIRNCKEGLEKLIMTRLYSQVFSPAVPPNKLSEQHQNDRISDRSYARNVRLYDWIELRHLDVPMELNLHSSFIQLAAKELNKINNYKSPRDKVICILNCCKIIFGLIRQQQKLHNIEENADSFVPLLIYVIFLAKTTFLYSNLAYIERYRNPDFLIGESSYYVSTLQIACNFIVDISKDQLTIDDDEYQKNMASSKGRLEKEKEKRKQQHTGTGTSSPLPRRLTDFISQTSVESPSEVLTKSAELMKQRLSSSLNSFFQSDTTIESDSLTDEHSSRQSHRGEFGSLAATEKQLEQIKQLSIKEHKLEVENRKKHQETFDSLQNMFPDMDKGIIQDVLADTLNSDGSNIGECVDALLALNNE
- the PHO84 gene encoding Inorganic phosphate transporter pho84, with the translated sequence MPAVRTSGGNAAFHNFVNDFADIEDPLERRRLALEKIDNAKFGWYHIRAICVAGVGFMTDSYDLFSINLSVPMLAHVFWNGTIPTSTETLLKVSTSVGTVFGQLGFGWLADVLGRKKIYGTELIIMICATILQVTAGESPSVSFPAILTFYRIIMGIGIGGDYPLSSIITSEFATTKWRGAIMGAVFANQGWGQLFSGIVAIICVAAYKNDLIGATSSAMCDATCKKACDEMWRILIGFGALPGCIALYFRLTIPESPRYTFDVANEAEKATADAAKFASGKHGNAAEGDIEALKVTVSENAPKYTPPTASFKDFWGHFGQWRYGKILIGTAGCWFMLDISYYGLGLNTASILKTIGFASSSNVYHSLFNQSAGNLILICAGSIPGYWCSVATLDVIGRKPIQIGGFLIMTILFCIIGFAYNKLSDHGLLALYVLCQFFQNFGPNTTTFIVPGECYPTRYRSTAHGISAASGKIGAIIAQTCIGTLQNHNCKKEGKPTNCWLPHVMEIFGLFMLVGFFLSFLIPETKRKTLEQLSEELHGEIDITKQEIRAGSSDDTGLEKVQ